A single Leguminivora glycinivorella isolate SPB_JAAS2020 chromosome 25, LegGlyc_1.1, whole genome shotgun sequence DNA region contains:
- the LOC125239164 gene encoding gastrula zinc finger protein XlCGF57.1-like, with protein sequence METSAESGSMSPARVNLEPETDQSEMAPVKEEAVFLYEEERVKEEWSGSTAGLGVSEAAMLADLYIEHEVKDELVLGPERPHRPVVAPAALSNRVAASALVSAEPAHTPSAIATVYQCHHCGQLFWDKLFLKKHVHTHSPLHDLTPGDYNTKRHDDLYSHLRTHTDDKPFWCSQCDYKCKRKYNLKSHLKTHTDEKRFSCSHCDYKSKTRRDLQKHLMAHTNEKPFSCSHCDYKCRRKAILQCHLMTHTDEKRFGCRHCDYKCKTKSDLQRHLLSHKDEKRFSCSHCDYKCRRKANLQAHLMTHTDEKPFGCSQCDYKFKAKSHLRRHLLIHTDEKPFNCSHCGYKCRRKVELKAHLMIHTGEKPFSCSHCDYKCRIKEQLKRHLMFHTDEKPFNCSHCSYKCRRKVELKVHLMIHTDERPFSCSQCDYKFRRKAQLKNHLRTHTNEEPL encoded by the coding sequence CCCCTGTAAAGGAAGAAGCTGTATTCCTGTATGAAGAGGAGCGTGTGAAGGAGGAGTGGTCGGGCAGCACGGCCGGGCTCGGCGTGAGCGAGGCAGCCATGCTGGCCGACTTGTACATCGAGCACGAGGTGAAGGACGAGCTCGTGCTGGGGCCGGAGCGCCCGCACCGCCCCGTAGTCGCCCCGGCCGCCCTGTCTAATCGTGTCGCAGCGTCCGCTCTCGTATCCGCCGAGCCCGCACACACACCCAGCGCCATCGCCACCGTCTATCAGTGTCACCATTGCGGCCAACTGTTCTGGGATAAgctgtttttaaagaaacacGTACACACTCACTCACCTTTACACGATTTAACACCAGGAGATTATAATACAAAACGACACGATGATTTATACAGTCATCTGAGAACTCACACAGACGATAAACCTTTCTGGTGTAGTCAATGTGACTACAAGTGTAAgcgaaaatataatttaaaatctcaCCTGAAGACTCACACTGACGAGAAACGATTTAGTTGcagccactgtgactacaagaGTAAAACAAGAAGAGATTTACAGAAGCACCTGATGGCTCACACAAATGAAAAGCCTTTTAGTTGTAGtcactgtgactacaagtgcAGACGAAAAGCAATTTTACAGTGTCACCTGATGACTCACACAGACGAGAAGCGTTTCGGTTGTAggcactgtgactacaagtgtaaAACAAAATCAGATTTACAGAGGCATCTCTTGTCTCATAAAGACGAAAAGCGATTTagttgtagccactgtgactacaagtgtagaCGAAAAGCAAATTTACAGGCCCACCTGATGACTCACACGGACGAGAAGCCTTTCGGTTGTAGTCAGTGTGACTACAAGTTTAAAGCAAAATCACATTTACGGAGGCATCTCTTGATTCACACTGACGAGAAGCCTTTTAATTGTAGCCACTGTGGCTACAAGTGTAGACGAAAAGTTGAATTAAAGGCTCATCTAATGATTCACACTGGCGAGAAGCCTTTTAGctgtagccactgtgactacaagtgtagaATCAAAGAACAATTAAAGCGTCACCTGATGTTTCACACTGACGAGAAGCCTTTTAATTGTAGCCACTGTAGCTACAAGTGTAGACGAAAAGTTGAATTAAAGGTTCATCTAATGATTCACACTGACGAGAGGCCTTTTAGCTGTAGCCAATGTGACTACAAATTTAGACGAAAAGCACAGTTAAAGAATCACCTGAGGACTCACACTAACGAGGAGCCTTTGTAG